GACCGGGCTTCGCAGAACTCATAATCCTAATAGTGATGTATCCATTAGCAGCTATATTCGGGGCAGTCATAATTGGAATTGGCATTGCATTAGGTTTCAGATGGGGCAGCAAGTGGTTATTGAAAGCAATTTATAGCGATCCCGAACTTGAAAAATGGCTGAAACGGGTTCTCAACTCCTCTGAGAAATCAGATCAATAGCAATATTTTTGAATCCTCTACTGATGTTTCAAACCAACCAAATTGAATTATGTCGAAAAGAAATCAGGCAATGAAAGACATTTTACCACTTTTCACGCAGCTGCTTGAAAAAGCCGATAACTTGCTAAACCTTTTGGACGCACGCACAGTGCTGGCACCAAGCGAATATCTTGATGATTACATCGCTTTCCGGTGGCGGGAGCAGAATGGGTCGGGACACCTAATTCCAGTTAAACATCCCAATCTTGTCGGGCTATCGGATTTGCTCGGGATAGAGAGGCAGTCTATGGAACTGGATCGGAACACACGGCAGTTTCTGCAAGGGCTGCCTGCTAACCACGTTCTGTTATGGGGCGACCGTGGCACTGGTAAATCTTCGCTTGTGAAGGGGATGCTATCGCGCTATGCCGATGAGGGACTTCGGTTAATCGGAGTCAGTAAAGAAGGGCTTGCGCACCTGCAGGAGATTACCGAGGTGTTGTGGGAGCGTCCAGAACGCTATATCCTTTTTTGCGACGACCTCGCCTTTAACGAAGATGAACCGGAATACCGCGAGTTGAAAGCGATGTTGGAAGGTGGAATTTCTGCTTGCCCGGACAACGTTCTCATCTATGCTACCTCGAATCGTCGGCACCTGATGCCTCGACAGGTACGCGAAAACCGGTATCCACAGAACGATGAAGATGAATTATATCCGCGCGAGGCGACGGAAGAAAAGGTCTCATTAAGCGACCGTTTTGGGTTGCGCCTCGCTTTCCAACGGATTTCACAGGACACCTACTTGCAGATTGTCTCCCATTACGCGCAGAAACACGGTCTCTCCGTTCCGACGGAAGCATTACACCGAGCCGCGTTGGAATGGGAGGCATCCTCAAGTGGGCGTTCAGGACGCGTCGCCTATCAGTTTGTTGCGGACCTCGCTGGACGATTGGCACTTACTACCGACAACTGATTACTGGCAACTGACAACTATTAAAAAATGGAGGTTTTTATGAAAAACCGATTGATGTTCTCTGTAATACTCACGCTCTTCCTGAGTGGTATACTTCTGATACAAACCACAGATGCTGTGCCGAAGAAAGGCACGTTACGGGTCAGCGGCGATAATACATGGGTTGCGTTTATTAACGGCGAAGAGGTCGCTGCAAGCGGAAACTGGCAAGCTCCTACGGTCAGTGAATTTGACTTGGACAAAGGCTTCGCACAGATTGCCGTCTACGTCCACGACGCTGAACCCGGTGCTGCCGGTAGAGGTGGGTTCCTCGCCGATATCATCCTTGATGCCAAGCCGGACTACATCGGAACGGGTGAAGATGGTTGGCGATGTGATACTGGCGACCCCATCGGTGATCGGAAAGATGGTTGGGAAAAAACCGATTTCGACGACAGCAAATGGGAAGATGAACTCGAAATCTATGAAAAATTCGGGGCTGGTATATGGGGATTTGGTGCTGCAATCATGCAACAAATTCTCAAAGACCCCGATTGTGAAGCGAATTGGGTATGGTGCGGTCCTAACGATGTCGAAGACGATATCTATTTCCGATACACCATTGGGACGCTTTCCGTTGAACCCGAAGACAAACTCGCAACAACATGGGGTACTTTGAAAAATGAACGGCGGTAGATTTAATCTTTCACAGTGAATTTGAGGGCACCCACAACGGGTGCCCTACCAGACGCTTATATATTTCGATAATTCACCATAGTCTACAACTGCGCTTCAATCCAACCACGTGCTATGCGTCCTCAATAACCTCGGCGATTGTCTTGAAAACCGTTTCAATATCCGACTCTGCAAGGCATGAATAAGCCACCCGCAGCTCGGTTTCACCGAGTGCAATCGTGCCGATGCTGTGTTCCTCAAGAAGCTGCTGCCGAACCGCCTCTGCGTTCGCGGATTTGAGGTTCAGGCATATAAAATAGCCAGCATGACTCGGATACACCTCCCAAAGTTTTGCGTATCGGGTATCTGACACAATTTCTTTTGCTTTCAACGCGCGTGCCTTGAGTGTCTCATAGTTGTGTTGTTTTTGATCGGCATGCCCCGGAGCCTTCATCGCTTCAAGGATGAGTGTTTGGGAAACCTGTGAGGCACCGGAGGTATTCGCTCGAATTAGCCCACTGAACTTCTGTTCGAGGGGCTGCATCGCTGCCTCTCCGAGACCGAAACTTATAAATCCGACACGTAAACCCCACGCATATTCCTCTTTCGTTGCTCCGTCTATCTTCACAGGGACCACATTCGGATGGCATCCGACCAACAGTCCGAAGAGCGATTCTTGCATAACCGAGGCATCGTACCACAGACCTGCGTAGGCATCATCAACCATAACGAGGATGCGACATCCAGCGTCCGCACGCCCCACAATCGCTTCTACAATATGCTGTGCTTCCGTGCGCGTAATCGCATAACCGGTGGGGTTGTGCGGAAAATTCAGGAGAATCAGCAGCTTTTCGTGGGTAGCGTTGGTAAGTGTCTCGCGAAATCCGTGTGTGTTGAAACCTTTCGCCGCGTTAAAAAATGGATAGGTTTGGAGATTCGCCGCCGCTTTGGTTTGGAAAATAAGTCTATAATTCCCCCAAATCTTATCCGGTAGAACGAGCGTGTCTCCACTGTCTGTGAAAAGTTCCGCGAGTAGACTAAACCCGTGTGTCATTCCACTCGTCACAATTGGTAAGCTTAATGCTGTCTCGGCAAGTGA
This is a stretch of genomic DNA from Candidatus Poribacteria bacterium. It encodes these proteins:
- a CDS encoding ATP-binding protein, which codes for MKDILPLFTQLLEKADNLLNLLDARTVLAPSEYLDDYIAFRWREQNGSGHLIPVKHPNLVGLSDLLGIERQSMELDRNTRQFLQGLPANHVLLWGDRGTGKSSLVKGMLSRYADEGLRLIGVSKEGLAHLQEITEVLWERPERYILFCDDLAFNEDEPEYRELKAMLEGGISACPDNVLIYATSNRRHLMPRQVRENRYPQNDEDELYPREATEEKVSLSDRFGLRLAFQRISQDTYLQIVSHYAQKHGLSVPTEALHRAALEWEASSSGRSGRVAYQFVADLAGRLALTTDN
- a CDS encoding aminotransferase class I/II-fold pyridoxal phosphate-dependent enzyme, which translates into the protein MQDLNPLAIELNRQIQNAVPTVSALLSKLGERIYLPRGILSQTAEANAKARRFNATRAIALENSDMMHLTVSREFAPALPLESIYGYAPVLGQPELRDAWKTHLLKENPSLAETALSLPIVTSGMTHGFSLLAELFTDSGDTLVLPDKIWGNYRLIFQTKAAANLQTYPFFNAAKGFNTHGFRETLTNATHEKLLILLNFPHNPTGYAITRTEAQHIVEAIVGRADAGCRILVMVDDAYAGLWYDASVMQESLFGLLVGCHPNVVPVKIDGATKEEYAWGLRVGFISFGLGEAAMQPLEQKFSGLIRANTSGASQVSQTLILEAMKAPGHADQKQHNYETLKARALKAKEIVSDTRYAKLWEVYPSHAGYFICLNLKSANAEAVRQQLLEEHSIGTIALGETELRVAYSCLAESDIETVFKTIAEVIEDA